A genomic window from Pocillopora verrucosa isolate sample1 chromosome 7, ASM3666991v2, whole genome shotgun sequence includes:
- the LOC131784867 gene encoding uncharacterized protein — MKLWFVAAILISVAFPSVLGLKCMTCTSAESWDKCEGKSTTCVAPMADKCVKTYLKVGSVETFTKSCGSEAYCDKESNPTCKAASGSFECKIDCCTGDDCNAGAATRISGILLLSCALASLMMFFKA, encoded by the exons ATGAAGCTGTGGTTTGTTGCTGCCATACTTATCTCCGTTGCGTTTCCATCCG TTTTGGGTTTGAAGTGCATGACCTGCACCAGTGCTGAGTCGTGGGATAAATGCGAAGGAAAAAGTACGACCTGCGTGGCTCCGATGGCCGATAAGTGTGTCAAAACCTACTTGAAAGTTGGCTCAGTTGAAACTTTCACTAAATCGTGCGGATCCGAGGCTTACTGTGATAAAGAAAGCAACCCTACTTGTAAAGCCGCCAGTGGATCCTTTGAGTGTAAAATCGACTGCTGCACAGGCGACGACTGCAATGCTGGCGCAGCAACGCGCATCAGTGGTATTCTCTTGTTGTCATGCGCCCTGGCCTCTCTGATGATGTTTTTCAAAGCCTGA
- the LOC131784845 gene encoding mRNA export factor GLE1-like: MEWTQYHDLVLCRELLVINPFQAKYKTTARAKLWDQAAENLAKTTRPAFKKSLDKRAVQERYRLLTEKFKKRMAKERKENKSNSKKKEDGEEMRQKALKKLGETSKRKREKEGGDGKAKKTRKSLSDTIEYLREKSEQEMKLKEKQLELEKSQQEEEKRKNDAFFNVMLQQQQQQQQQQTQLMMMLSQQSQVMIKMLEKMGK; the protein is encoded by the exons ATGGAATGGACACAGTACCATGATTTGGTGCTCTGTCGGGAGCTTTTGGTCATAAACCCTTTCCAAGCGAAGTATAAGACGACGGCAAGAGCTAAATTGTGGGACCAAGCTGCTGAGAACTTGGCGAAAACTACCAGACCCGCGTTCAAGAAATCACTCGATAAACGAGCCGTTCAAGAACGGTACCGGCTTCTCACTGAAAAGTTTAAGAAAAGAATGGCAAAGGAGAGAAAAGAAA ACAAGTCAAATAGTAAGAAAAAAGAGGATGGTGAGGAAATGAGACAGAAGGCACTAAAAAAGCTTGGTGAGACGAGCAAgaggaagagagaaaaagaaggtgGGGATGGAAAGgcaaaaaagacaagaaaaagctTAAGTGATACCATTGAGTACCTCAGGGAAAAGAGTGAGCAGGAgatgaaattaaaggaaaaacagttgGAGCTAGAGAAAAGTCAGCAGGAGGAAGAGAAACGGAAAAATGATGCATTCTTCAATGTTATGCTtcagcaacagcagcaacaacaacagcaacaaacacAGTTGATGATGATGCTTTCACAACAAAGCCAAGTTATGATTAAAATGCTGGAGAAgatgggaaaataa